A window of Cryptomeria japonica chromosome 3, Sugi_1.0, whole genome shotgun sequence contains these coding sequences:
- the LOC131029003 gene encoding uncharacterized protein LOC131029003 translates to MESSFTTQANGIAVAEYMYSTTFWESIEQIVEFSEPLVKILRLVDGDKPPMGYVYEAMDRAKEVIKSKLENNRDKYMPLWDIIDRRWDGQMHTPLHAAGYFLNPLLFYKTDFLEIDAEIKQGFFKCMEKMFPDLEKFDAATIELEMYKHAKGFLSSRAAIQSRKTIQPAAWWASFGDEIPNLRWMAVRILSQPCSSSACERNWSVFEHIHSKKRNRLSQQRLNDLVFVHHNLRLKIRKAQGTIEECLPIDLDEIYPECELIAADDADDDDDDVDDDYVVADRPLVSEDFDIMRQANFRPEWVEGIRTGSCPGASSSGPPAL, encoded by the exons atggagtctagtttcacaactcaagcaaatggcatagcagtggcagagtatatgtattctaccacattttgggaatctattgaacaaattgtagaattttcagagcctttagtaaaaatcttgagactagtggatggagataaaccccccatgggatatgtgtatgaggccatggatagggccaaggaggtgatAAAGAGTAAGCTGGAAAATAACAGGGATAAGTATATGCCgttgtgggacataattgataggagatgggatgGACAAATGCACACTCCTCTCCATGCTGCAGGATATTTTCTCAATCCTCTGTTATTCTATAAGACTGACTTCCTAGAAATTGATGCTGAGATCAAACAAGGCTTCTTCAAGTGCATGGAAAAAATGTTTCCTGACTTGGAAAAATTTGATGCGGCTACGATAGAGCTGGAAATGTACAAGCATGCTAAGGGCTTTCTCTCTTCTAGGGCTGCTATACAAAGCAGAAAGACAATTCAACCAG ctgcatggtgggcttcttttggagatgaaataccaaatttaaggtggatggcggtgcgtattttgagccaaccatgtagctcatcagcttgtgagcgtaattggagtgtgtttgaacacatacattctaagaaacgcaaccgcctatcacaacaacggctgaatgacttggtatttgttcatcacaacctccgcttgaagataaggaaagctcaag GAACTATTGAGGAATGCTTGCCAATTGACCTCGATGAGATATATCCAGAGTGCGAGTTGATTGCtgctgatgatgctgatgatgatgatgatgatgttgatgatgattatgttGTTGCTGATCGTCCGCTTGTgtctgaagattttgatatcatgaGGCAAGCCAACTTTCGTCCTGAATGGGTTGAAGGAATTAGGACAGGCTCTTGCCCAGGAGCTTCATCATCAGGGCCTCCtgccctctag
- the LOC131068462 gene encoding exocyst complex component EXO70A1-like: MTIDVAGESRISDSYKMRVLNEALEGLEMVGPQSFIENGSELQASALKKLESAFMSVVENSVAINLHGKKSSEKEDLVLTLDLRVVGLINIIAEKLNTFGRGQKCLKMYWEVKIKILRDSFKSMETHYLRYNTVESVDATEWHDLEGYVANWLVMLKKIVKVLVSFERDLCCKIFDTFGEKVWTECFGKLVFRSGMSALIEFGEVVALSQTQPQKLFKLLDMIEGLQSLKEDFGNLFEGSGCLEIRVRLQDLEKKLVHSACQVLRDFNGKIVEDAGISIDGTAPRIASYVVNYLKLMVTKYGKVMTGALEMEDSTSLAQNVSLVLIIKATKNEGADPWVQLREQWKDHCPQTISTEAAFYLYQKQKPSYESLSAIKYYQSEHTSSATQGYKH, translated from the coding sequence ATGACTATTGATGTTGCAGGTGAGAGCAGGATATCAGATAGTTATAAGATGCGTGTATTGAATGAAGCATTAGAGGGTTTAGAGATGGTGGGTCCTCAGAGTTTCATAGAAAATGGCTCAGAGCTGCAAGCTTCGGCATtgaaaaagcttgaatcagctttCATGTCTGTTGTGGAAAACAGTGTTGCTATAAATCTTCATGGTAAAAAATCTTCTGAGAAGGAGGATTTGGTTTTAACTTTGGATTTAAGGGTTGTTGGATTGATCAACATAATTGCAGAGAAGTTGAATACCTTTGGTAGGGGTCAGAAGTGCTTGAAAATGTATTGGGAAGTCAAGATTAAGATCCTGAGAGACAGTTTCAAAAGCATGGAGACTCATTATCTGAGGTATAATACTGTAGAGAGTGTTGATGCCACAGAATGGCATGATCTAGAGGGCTATGTTGCAAATTGGTTGGTGATGTTGAAGAAAATAGTGAAGGTCTTGGTGTCTTTTGAGAGGGATCTCTGCTGCAAGATTTTCGATACATTTGGGGAAAAGGTATGGACAGAGTGTTTTGGAAAATTGGTTTTTAGGAGTGGTATGAGTGCGCTGATAGAGTTTGGGGAAGTTGTTGCACTGAGCCAAACTCAACCCCAGAAGCTGTTTAAACTGTTAGATATGATTGAAGGGTTGCAAAGCCTGAAGGAAGATTTTGGAAATCTTTTTGAAGGGTCAGGATGCTTGGAAATCAGGGTTAGGTTACAAGATTTGGAGAAAAAATTGGTGCACAGTGCTTGCCAAGTGTTGAGAGACTTTAACGGGAAAattgtggaggatgcagggatttCCATAGATGGAACTGCACCAAGGATTGCTAGTTAcgttgtaaattatctaaaattAATGGTGACCAAATATGGAAAAGTGATGACAGGGGCTTTGGAAATGGAGGACAGTACAAGTCTTGCACAAAATGTTAGTCTTGTTTTGATAATAAAAGCAACCAAAAACGAGGGGGCTGACCCAtgggtacaattaagagaacaatGGAAGGACCATTGTCCACAAACAATCAGCACAGaagcagccttttacctctatcaaaaacaaaaaccatcatACGAGAGTTTATCAGCAATAAAATACTACCAATCAGAGCATACTTCCAGTGCCACGCAGGGCTATAAgcattaa
- the LOC131068476 gene encoding uncharacterized protein LOC131068476 codes for MDPDTEKKLAALIMEEAKMLRLQADKEGVHAYLAKPKVRGRPNSQFLTATVRGVQQANRMADVNEMWRLREKELELEQRIHENQSRKYQKNMPSESSEHRMQDSKYKAYSSSKEIKGCKKEFSSSEFVHSSDLSESHEDEQYYSAKRKRVCKNAIDSEDSAHDCQMHRRGLRDEGLCDEEIEAFLQSRTKRGRGAIGSRMDEPGPYLMSPAGESSLAGPSEVRVKEDWEQRIIGPSMPSSSRTDVALAGSDKIKSKNSRNKESKEKCKRHSRMHSDVDGKSKFKKSKKKHGKGNKVKKEKSKKKRRKKKVDDE; via the exons ATGGACCCTGACACTGAGAAAAAGTTAGCAGCATTGATTATGGAGGAAGCAAAAATGTTACGCCTACAAGCTGATAAAGAAGGTgtgcatgcttatctagccaaacCAAAGGTCCGAGGACGACCCAATTCACAGTTTCTAACCGCAACAGTGCGTGGTGTCCAACAAG CTAACCGCATGGCAGATGTAAATGAAATGTGGCGCCTTAGGGAAAAAGAGTTGGAACTTGAGCAACGAATACATGAGAACCAATCACGTAAATATCAGAAAAATATGCCATCCGAGAGTTCAGAGCATAGGATGCAGGATTCAAAGTATAAAGCATATTCAAGTTCTAAAGAGATCAAGGGCTGCAAAAAGGAGTTCAGTAGCTCAGAATTTGTTCATTCATCTGATTTGTCAGAAAGTCATGAAGATGAGCAATACTATTCAGCTAAGAGGAAAAGGGTTTGTAAGAATGCAATAGATTCAGAAGATTCAGCACATGACTGCCAAATGCATCGTCGTGGCCTTAGAGATGAAGGCctatgtgatgaagagattgaggcCTTCTTACAGTCAAG AACCAAACGAGGTAGGGGAGCCATAGGGTCACGAATGGATGAACCAGGTCCCTACCTCATGTCTCCTGCAGGGGAATCATCCTTGGCAGGGCCTTCAGAGGTTCGAGTAAAGGAGGACTGGGAGCAGCGTATTATTGGACCAAGCATGCCATCTTCCAGCAGGACTGATGTTGCTCTTGCAGGTTCAGATAAAATTAAGAGTAAGAATTCTAGAAATAAAGAGAGCAAGGAAAAATGCAAACGGCATTCAAGAATGCACAGTGATGTGGATGGAAAGAGCAAgtttaaaaaatcaaagaaaaagcatGGTAAAGGAAACAAGGTGAAAAAGGaaaaaagcaaaaagaagagaaggaagaagaaagtgGATGATGAATGA